The bacterium DNA window GATTACATAAAAAAAGGCGATATTTTCCAGGTAAACCTATCACAGCGTTTTTCGTGTCAATATAATTCATCGCCTTTTGAATTATTTGAAAAACTCGCATTCATAAACCCTGCGCCTTTTTCCGCTTTCTTAAACTTTCCCGAAGTTTCGGTAATAAGCGCCTCGCCCGAAAGATTTCTTCATCTTAAAGCAAACAAAATACATACCCGTCCTATAAAAGGCACGCGCCCAAGAGGCAAAAACAAAGAAGAAGATAAAAGATTGGCAAAAGAATTGTTAAATTCCCCAAAAGACCGCGCTGAACTTATAATGATTATAGACCTTGAAAGAAATGATTTGGGGAAATTCTGTTATTACGGCAGTGTTGGCGTTTGCCCCGCTATCCCCGTTAGAGAAAAACTCTCTAACGGGGTAAAAGAATTAGTAGCGCTTGAAACAAATCCCACCGTATTTCATACAGTAAGCACTGTAGAAGGAAAAGTTGTCGACGGGATAACGCCGGTTGATTGTGTAAAACACTCATTTCCCGGTGGCTCAATAACAGGGGCTCCTAAAGTGCGCTCTATGGAAATAATAGAGGAACTTGAGCCAACCAAGAGAAATATTTATACGGGCGCAATCGGTTATATATCATTTAACAGGAGGATGGATTTGAATATCGCAATCCGAACGATTATCATTAAGAATAAAACAGCATTCTTTCAGGTCGGAGGCGGAATCGTAGCTGATTCCGACCCGGAACTTGAATACGAAGAAACACTGCATAAAGGCAAAGCATTGGCACAGTCGCTTTTAGCGACCGAGGTTAACGGAATAAATACCGAACGGCGAATTAGGAAATAGAAGAGATATATCCCCCCTACTACGCCACTCCCGCCACTGAAAACTGGCGAGGCAAGACAACAATGGCGGGTAACAGGGGGGACTTCGCACTCCCTAAGGGAGTGCTTCGGGAGGATAAAAATGATTCTCAAAGAAATATACAAACATGTTCAGACTGGATGGGGCGTGTTGATATCAATTGGAATAGGGATTATATTATCTTTATATTCAGGGCTTATTTCTTCAAGTTGGGTTGGCTTTTTAGCGGCTGGGATTCTTCTTATATTTATGATCTTATTTTCCAGTTTAACCATTATTGTGGACGATGACTCTATCAAGATAAAATTTGGTGTGGGACTAATTAGAAAAAGTTTTAAATTAAAAGATATTAAGTCCTGCGCTGTTGTCAGAAATAAATGGTGGTATGGATGGGGAATCCATTGGACACCGAAAGGCATTCTTTTTAATATATCAGGATTAGATGCGGTTCAATTAATAATGAAAAGTGGGGGTATGTATAGAATCGGCACTGTTGAACCACAGAAACTTGATATGCTTATAAAAAGCAA harbors:
- the pabB gene encoding aminodeoxychorismate synthase component I translates to MIIESFPYSYSPLDVFRNFKDYPYSSLLLSGMKNSSWGRYSFMTAFPYMIFKAKGRKTSLITNGQEIHKTGNPFNILREIYTEQSGKQNLPSSLPFTGGMLGYFGYDMGFTLEKIHQHTTDDLNLPDCILPFYDWVLYWDHKTKESFILWINTPQDRKNKIKKLLTPPVRLKKSNESLYNNSSELKSNFKKDAYLNAILKAKDYIKKGDIFQVNLSQRFSCQYNSSPFELFEKLAFINPAPFSAFLNFPEVSVISASPERFLHLKANKIHTRPIKGTRPRGKNKEEDKRLAKELLNSPKDRAELIMIIDLERNDLGKFCYYGSVGVCPAIPVREKLSNGVKELVALETNPTVFHTVSTVEGKVVDGITPVDCVKHSFPGGSITGAPKVRSMEIIEELEPTKRNIYTGAIGYISFNRRMDLNIAIRTIIIKNKTAFFQVGGGIVADSDPELEYEETLHKGKALAQSLLATEVNGINTERRIRK